In Boudabousia tangfeifanii, the DNA window AAGTGTTCGAATTGCACGGTTCAACCGCCAGGCACTATTGCGTTGGCCCAGCCGCCCATGAGGCCACCCTCGAGCAGGTGATGCAGGCCGAGGGCGTGCCCTACTGTCAGCAGTGTGGCGAAATGATCCGCCCAGACGTAGTGCTTTACGGTGAAGCCCTCGACGAAAACATGATCGAAGGCTCCGTCACGGCTCTGGCCGCCGCAGACTTGGTGATTGTCGGTGGAACCTCGCTAAACGTGTACCCGGCGGCTGGGTTCCTCCGCTACTACCAAGGGGATCGGCTGGTGCTAATCAATGCGGAACCAACCGCCTGGGACTCCCGAGCCGACCTAGTCATCCACGGTCGCCTCGGTCAGGTCCTAACCGCCGCACTCGAACGGCTCTGAGCCTCAGAACTCAATACACGGGTCGCTGATTAGGCGATTTTTGTTC includes these proteins:
- a CDS encoding NAD-dependent protein deacylase; translated protein: MDENALLDELAGWISQARRGVFFGGAGVSTDSGIPDFRSAAGLYAQRGEGDSPEYLLSHECLMYEPEKFYHLYKNELVHPEAKPNAAHEAVNTLVDRGHLSCVVTQNIDGLHQAAGTQKVFELHGSTARHYCVGPAAHEATLEQVMQAEGVPYCQQCGEMIRPDVVLYGEALDENMIEGSVTALAAADLVIVGGTSLNVYPAAGFLRYYQGDRLVLINAEPTAWDSRADLVIHGRLGQVLTAALERL